GTTTTCCGGCGCGCGCGCGAATCACGTTTCGTTTCATATGCTCCATCGCGATGACCACGTCCGCGTGAAGCAGCAGCTCATCTGCCCGGAAGAGGACAAAGTTGTCCAGCGCGATGAGATCGTGAAGGGTTACGAGTTTCGCAAAGGCGAGTACGTGATCATCGAGCCGGAAGAGATCAAGAAGATCGAGCCGAAGACGGCGAAGTCGATGGAGATCCTCGAATTCGTGAAGGCCGACGAGATCGACCCGATCTACTTCGAGTCGTCGTACTACTTGGTTGCCGAAGAAGCAGGGAAGCGGCCTTACGCACTGTTACAGAAGGCGCTGCATGACAGCCGCTTCGTTGCGGTTGCGAAACTGGCGATGCACAATCGCGAGTACACCGTGTTTCTGCGCCCGTACAACAACGGTCTCATGCTGCACACCATGTACTACGAAGACGAAATCCGCAAAGTAGAAGACTTTGGCAAGCACGACGTCGAAATCAAAGAAGCCGAGCTAAAGGTTGCGCATCAGCTCGTGCAAGCCCTCGCCGCCGACTGGGAGCCGGAGAAGTACT
This sequence is a window from Terriglobales bacterium. Protein-coding genes within it:
- a CDS encoding Ku protein, whose amino-acid sequence is MAASVWSGYLTFGLISMPVRLFSGARANHVSFHMLHRDDHVRVKQQLICPEEDKVVQRDEIVKGYEFRKGEYVIIEPEEIKKIEPKTAKSMEILEFVKADEIDPIYFESSYYLVAEEAGKRPYALLQKALHDSRFVAVAKLAMHNREYTVFLRPYNNGLMLHTMYYEDEIRKVEDFGKHDVEIKEAELKVAHQLVQALAADWEPEKYYDTFEANVKELIKAHLEGKQVSTVEKPKKAAPVVDLMDALKASLAQMEGKKKGPQRATEAQHESRVHVMGEGEAPARKSAKKRARA